tgccatagcaggtgaaaaaaaaaaaaagatcctgtgCTTCCAGctcatatttttgtattgtgttCAAAGACCCTAAACCAGCAGCACGCATCGCTATACTGCACAGCTTCACTGGAGGGGAAAACTCCTGTTGACATGTGCACGCCCCCAGACCTTCCACAATCAAGCTGTAAGCTTCAGTTggactctgtctctctgtccaacAGAATAATATTAGCCAGCCTGTCCCCTCCAATGAAGCCAGCGTCTATGATGATGACTGCTCTGGCACCAGCTGTCatgttttgcagtttgtttgcttttttttctcctaatgtACATGTTACTATTCTTTAAGATAGAAGGCACAGATGGATTGCAGTCTATTTCATTGGTTcacaaataaaagttttaaattttgagAATGTTTTTTGACCCATTTGTAATCTTTAATATCACCGATATAATGGCGTCGTGAAGTATTCAGGCTCCTCCtgagattttgttgttttactggCTTGAATAAATTGAATagataaaatgtatttattttttctatttatccacaaactgtaaaatactCCCAAATCAAGCACAACAaatgttttagaaatgttttctaATATATACAAAAAACTTTATCTTACTATATACCTACTACTGTTCAAAACTTTGAAGTATCATAGGCAATAATTAAGTGAAGTCTTCTCGGTTTTGTCTCTACCAGATTTGCATCTTTTGTAAGTTATTTTCGTTATTGAATAACAGTCCAGTTACTTTTGCGATTTATTCATTTGGCCTCTTCAATGCcgagtgaaaaatgtccatcacagtatcccaaagcccaaggtgacacctttttaaatgtcttgttttaatCCAACTCAACAGTCCAAAcctgaaaaatattcagtttactataataAAAGACTAAGtataacagaaaatattcacatttgaaccagagaattttggcattttttcttcaaaaattacttaaaaccatgaattgattattaaaatagttaccgattaattttctgtcaatccacTAATCAGGTTACTCAATTTATGGACTAATTTTTGCAGGTTaaatttttagttttggccaGTTCTTCCAACTCTTTTGAAAGTCCTTTCAACCCTGTCAGACTGGTTTAATGCCTCAGTGAACTCTGATCTGCTGATCTCTGGGTCTTCCTGCAGATTCAGTGGGGTTAAAGTCCAGGCTTCGACTTGTCAACAACTTGAAACTATTGTCTTGGCTGTGCGGTTCAGTTCACTGTCATATAAAAAGTGAATGTTACCCATGGTCTAAGGTCATGTGCCCTGTGGAGAAGgcttttttttggtatttattCCCATTAATCACGATTTCAGAAGACAGAGTCTCTGTTGCTAAGAATCATCCTTCCACCATTTCCATGTTTCAactagggttgcaactaacaataattttcattactgataaaTCCGTTGCTTATATTCACGATTAACTtgttttgggtttatttttcagGTGAAAATTTCCCATTATAATTCTCCAGGGCACAAGATGGCATCTTCAGATGCCTCTGTTCTTCTCGTCTTCgcacattggagaagctgaaactagAGAATTTTGTTTGAAAGATTACCAAAAGGATTAATCCgttatgaaaataaacatagcAACTATTTTTCAGCAGATGTAGCACTGCAAAACCCACCCCTGTAACAACTTCAAATACAAACCACATGTTTCCTCTACAAGCTTGATACCAAACAACCGggggtggaagaagtactcaatttttttttactaacatatcaaaatgtaaagataatcagtttacaaGCAAATGTCCTGCAAATCAAAATCCTCCTTAAGTAAAAGAACTTatgtattatcagcaaaatgtacttaaaagtatcaaaagtaaaagtactcaaagTTATGATGGACAAATCTGTTCACTTTTTGGAATGTctgtataatttaattttttggtgaaatattggaCAATTTTACTTCCTTTGACattgaaaagttatttaaatgaaatgaaacatctGAGAAACTTAAAGGGGGAATCAGTCCTGGCTGGAGCcgctaacaactcatagacatctgaatGTGAAAAGGGGCCCCAACTAGACACCGCTCTTTTGTTAAGGGGACATGAGACAAAAAGGTTCCGAACCACTGGTTTAACAATGCATTATATTTTGAAAGTTTGTCATAtgcttttatgtaaaatctttatctgaaAAGCAGTGGTcgaaaaagtattcagatcctttaagtaaaattactaatacagcaatgtaaaaataatccattacaagtaaaagtcctgcattaaaaaaatgccaCTTCATAAAAGCATTATGTAGTTAAagcattaaagtaaaagtactggtttgatCCCCCTGactgatatattgttatatatgacattattagatgatcaatactgaagcatcagtgtaTAAGAAGCATGTTATTGTCGAAGCTGCTagaggtggagctagtttgaactaccTTATACACGGTTTTATATAAAGGGACACCAGATAGATCTGAGGGGCTGAGAGATGATTGattggagaggagagaagaaaaaacaaagcgctgacaaaaaacatttttctagttttttgaCTTTCTCTCTAATCTTTAAATTTTGGggagatattggatcattcgGACatatattgaaatgaaacaatgtgagaagtttagaggaaaaaaacactttctggtGGAGCTATTAACTCATGGGCATCTGATATTTGACTCCTGCCACATACTGCTTTTTGTAAGCGTCAGAAGCCAACAAGGTtgcaaaccactggtttaatcttcagcaatgtgttgtatttttaaaagttttttatattatccattgtgtaaaatcttgaTATTAAAAGTAACTAGTGACTAAAGCCGTCAAATaagtgtagtggagtagaaagtagagtttttcccctctgaaatgtggagtggaagtagaaagtagcataaaatggaaatactccagtaaagtacaagcacctcaaaattgtacttaagtacagtaccttagtaaatgtatttagttactttccaccatttgCAAACAACTGTTTAAGGTATAAATTTTCTATAATAAGGAAAGCATTATTACTACTTAAATAACAGTAATCGATTACTGTTACAGGAAAATAACAGTATAAATAGTGTAAAGTACAATGATTTATaatcatttcaaataatttttaattgtaataCCTGTAAATAGTGTATACTAAAATTTAAAAGTACATCGATACCACATGTTTTAGAGCAGTACTCTCTTTAATGAACAATCACATGTACAGTTGAGAATGTTACAATAATCAGTTACACCGTTATTCTACtggcaaaatgtaaataaaatttgaagCAGAGGACTTTCATTGTACTTGAGTGTAGTGGCCTGTATAGCATTTTTATATCTACACAGAAGTCAATTTATCACTATCTATGGCCGAGCGCACTTTCAAAGCAAACAGTGTTGGAGAAAAGTGGGATGCATTCCTAAGCATGCTTCCTGATCCTTTGGAGTAAATGTCAAGCCTTACAGAAAACAAGATAGCATTCCCACTTGACTTAAATTGTATGTTAAAGAAAGTATTAATTTCTGTAAAGAACCTAACggatatattaaaaaaaaaacaaaaaacattaacgagcagaaaaacaagccaGTTTTGTGTACAATTAAACCTAGAAGCATCTCAACAGCTAGCATCGTGTCACAGTAACGGCCAGACAAACGTCCAGGACAGAGACAAAGCTTTGTACACAAAGTAAACAAGGATACATgcagaaaccaaaacaaatcaaaacatgcaTAACAGTTAGCTGAACATAGTTCAGAGTATTGGATGTGTCATAAGCACAATGCCATGAAGAGGCATTACTTTGGGCCCACGCTCGGGTgccacactgacacacagtgcCAGGAGGCCAGAGAGAAGGCGCTTCTTCAATACACACAAAGGTTCTCTCTTATCAACAGCACGTGTTATTGtacagttatttattatttgtacaATGTGACACGTTGGACAGGAAAGAAACCAGTGGGCTAAATGTAGCTGGCTTGTGATGAACTGTGTGATGAGCTCACTGTGTAGACTTTTGATTCCTTGGCGGCCATTTTAACTTGGTTGACACTGTTGGTGGGCTCTACCTGGTCAAGTATAACTATGCCATTCCCTGCAGTTAACTCTTCAAAACCTGACAAACATTAATTATTGATTGAATTCTTGTAATTAGTTTTACTTAATCAGACTGATTAgagtaaattaacattttaatctaGAAACATATCCAGGGCTAAAAACAGCAATCTAGCCATGGACAGGCTAATGctgcattcaaaacatttaatgtcCTACTAATAGAAGGGCAATGTATGGCAGAATTTCCTTTTTGGTTTATACTGACACACACTAGGCTATAGTCAGGTGTGAATAATACAACGAAATGTTAGCATAAGTTTAGTAAGTGCTCTGGTAGCCACAGTAGTTTTGTTGTTTACATGTCATTCTTTCAGGCTACCACCATGTAATGCACTGTTGCCAAATAACCCCCCCCTAAAATATCAAATAGCAGGGTAGTTAGCTAAACTTGTGGTTCAgcatttattgttgttattcaAGCTGTCTTTACTGACTGGATGATTTACGGTTCTATCTAAAGACCTCGGGCAAAATAAATAGCTTTATATGTTTGGAAAAATACTCCAGGTTGAGCTTCGGTAGAGTGTTACAGATATTCCAAAATGGCCGCCATGGGATACAGGACTGACCCAAATATAAAATTTAACCTATTACACATGGTTGGGGTCTGTCCACTCAATTTATGATTTGTAGAAATAATAGAATGGTTAATGATAATAACTAAATTCTCTATTACTTCAAGCATAAAGTTTAATGTTACTTATCCACTTCCTGACTTAATAAAGAGGCTAAAAGAAGCTTTAAAATGAACTGACCCCAACCTCAaccacagtgaaaaaacagattaattCACTTTCGTTCTCAAATGGACAGTTATGTCTGTCAACTAGTAAACCAAAACATTTCTCACATGTGATTTAATCGGAGCTCCTGTAGAAAATAAGCCAGCTTCAAACCCAAAAGCGCAGGTAAAGAAGTTGTGATACCTAAACATAGTAGGCAGACAACTCCTTTTGTTTCATAACATATTTGAAGTAATTGTCTCAAAGCTATTTCCACAAGATTAAAAGTTGGAACATCTGTTGTCAATGCACTTCATCATATAGCAATACATCAAGAGTGTTTGATAAATACGGATCAACAAgtccatgtactgtatataacatcAGCGACTTAGTTAATGATACAATTTGTATCAAACAAGGTTTTTCTCTGTCTAGCATGGATTCAGCTGGGATCTGCTACCGACAACAGTTGACGCTGTCACCCGAAAGCACAGCAGGGGAATctgttaaatatatttacaatacATACAAGTTTCGTTTACTGATGTCGAGATGTTCTTTGTCTGTAGCAGAAACCAGAGTTGACCCAAAATAAagggccagagagagagagagagagagttagagaaagatagagagagagatgtccCTTACTAAAACTAAGGTACACACGACAGGGTCACCCATCTCTACAGCTACAACTCTAACCAAAATACTGACGTCATCTCAAATAAGACGACCATCTTTCAGACACCTATTTTTAACCAACAAGGGAAAAACCCCACACAACggccacacaacacacacacagagattaaTATAAGACACAGACCTTGGTCAAATAGTAGTTTCAAACAGTCATGTGATAATAGGAGTACCAGATAGGGATTTGCCGCCTATCAAATTAAGAAAATCACAGGAAATTTATCAGAAATTAAGTTTGAATACTTATCTGTGACTGACACTTCTTTATAGTTTGAAAGTAGAAAATCCCATCCATCTGGCGCTACACACATgcaagaaaaaagtattttcaaacACTGTTTGGCTCAGGTCTGAGGGTACAGTGTACAGTGCACatgatgtgtgtgcatattcCCTAAAAATCAGAATCTGGTCTTAAAGGTGGaggaaatgattaaataattcTTCATATCAGTCACATCGGATGTATCTGAAACCAACTCTTTAGGTTATTATTGGgctgtaaaatttaaagaaaaaaaaaaaaagtaaaaaaaaaaaagtgcctttACATTTTGATGCATAACATGTCCTGCATGTGAAAGACACAGAATAAACTactaaataaatttaaaaaaaacagagaaggggTGTACAACAATCTCCTCAAGTCGCACTTTGTGTCAAAGCCACAGATTTTGACTCCCTCTCTCCACAGTTCTTAAAGTTGAGTTGATTTAGTTGCCGCTGCGCAGTGAATGGAGCTGAATTTGGATTATCGTCCACATTTTATATGCTTAAATTCTGAGTTGTCTCACTAATGtcataagaaaagaaaatgctctCCTTGCAGACAATCCAAAAGCATTCCAGTATTCCACCATGCAAACGCAACATATTTTCAAGTGTCTTCTGATACTAACCATTTAGTTTGGGGTTTCCCATCTCTATACAGAATACTGAACTGCTATTGTTTCCTAATGGGAGattacattttccttcattctttAGTAGCCTGTTTGGGCCTTCTCTGCCAGGATGGCGGCTGCCAGCTGTTGGGGGTCTGTGATGTGGGGGCTCCTGGCCATCACCCGGCTCACCAGCTCTGGGGGAAAGATGTTACACAGGTTGACGTACACTTTCTCCCTTACGTCCCCATAGCGGCTGTGCGCAGGGGATTCCGAGTGCTGCGGCATGTAGGAGGGAGTGGCGTGAGAGGGCACCGACAGGTGAGCGCTGTGGGGTGGGTAAGGCGGGAGAGGGGCGCTGGACGGGTGAGGCGGGTGAGGAGAGTGGGCTGGAGGTGGTGGGTGGTTTAGGTAATGTGTCGGGGACGGGTGGAGAGCTGGGTAAGAGGAGTGATGCTGGGCGTAGCCATCCTGTGTCCAGGGAGGGGTGTGCCAGGATGACTGGCGTGTGTCGGGCAGACTCTGATAGGCAGACGGCTCATACCGGGACAGCGGCAATGGCGGCTGTCTGTAGTATGTGTCCCAGCTGGGCAAAGCTTTGGGTCGGTGGTGATGGTGGGATGTAGAGAGGTGTTCATACAGATGTGAGTCCGACACACTCTCCGCTCGTGTGGGGGCAAGGCAGCGTCCAAGAGGAGAGCCAGGGGGAAGAGGGTTAGTCTGGGGCAGAGAGTGGTAGTCGCCTGGGCAGCTGGAGCGTGCAGCCAGTGGCTGGTGCTGCAGATGAGGGGGTAAGGGGTAGAGAGGGCGCTTCGGGGGAGCCTCCGGTGGAGGCTGATCATGAGCACAGCTCTGCACGCGTGCCACACTCAGGTGGTAACCGTGAACGCCAGAATTAGACGTGTGGCTTTGTTGGATATTTGTGTAATCTGCAGGATGAAGGCCACAAAGTTCATGGTTTGATGCAGCATGATGGGGATACAGCCGGCTGTGGGGATTAGGGAAGTGGATGTTCTCTTCCAGGAGGGTGTCTGGGGGGCATCCAGGACAAGGCCTCTCACTGTACGAGTCACAGTTGCTACCACAACTCGCACTGCTTTCGCTGCCGCATTCGGAGCCTGCTGAGCCCATCGAGCCTAAACGCAGGTCTGTGTCATTGGGGAAGCGACAGTCCGGGCTCCGTCTGGAGGACAGGCTCAGGCCAGAGTAGGCACGCGTTACTGAGTAGTAGCTCAGGTCTGGGGACTCACAGTGAGGGTAAAGGTCATGGCCTGGGGTTGGTAAGTGACCGTGAGGAGTGGCTGCTCTGGACTGTTGGTCCTGGGGGAGGCTAAGGCCGGATGGAGGGCCTCCTGGGGCTGGGGACATGGTGATACTCCCACTGcaactactgctgctgctagaaCTGCTACTGCCACTGTTACCACCACACAAACTGCTCTTCTGGCTTTCCACCCTCCCTTTAGCCAGAAGCTTCTCCTCGGCATCACTGTATGAGAGAGCTCGGATGCTGGGGTCTGACTGCCTTTTCGGGGCACCTTTTTTTGCCTCAATGCTGCCAGCTGGAACACTGTGGCTTTTCACCAGCCCAGTGTCTCCCTGGTTCTTTGTGGTGACACAGATCTTGGCACTGGCTCGCAGCTCATCGGCCACAGCACGCTGAGGCTGAGCACCTCTTTCTGGGTGGTAGTACTTACACTTGTGGCCGTAAGTGCACTTCTTTCCTGGAACAAAGAGCCAGAAGGTCTCGGTTTCATTACGTAATAAACATACAGAAGGGCCCAACAAACATTATGCAACAAAAGTCAATATGTGACCTGCACAATCACTCAAACATTATAAAGACACATGATCAccaataaacacatacataatgTTATGAGTACGATTCTAATTTCCGTTAAATCATGTCCTTGATCTTAAAAGGTAAAGGGAGACTTTTTAGATGCGCTATATTGTACATTCTGTAAGACATCACGTTAACTGAAAAATAAGATGCAATGTtaatttgtatgtgtgcatatgcgCATTTAGTTGAATTTTGTGCCTATCTGTGTTCTCACCGTATGGGCAAGGCTGTTTCTTCTGCTCAGGCATGACAGGTCTTTTCCTCAGGAAGTTGTCTAAGCTGGGACCATGACGACCGAGAGGGTCATCTGGGGGCATGAATCTGAGAGACAGCAAGGAAGGATTACATAGAATAAGATTTTAAAGCATTACTAGATAAGGATAACGGTGTTCCTTTAGGTTGGCGCACATTGTTTAGGTTGTAGCTCTCATTTCTGGTAAACCGATCGGGGGAACTGGAAATTAATGTGCAATTCTCTATctaaagtgaaaaatgtatgttgttGTGGCATTTGTTAAACCAAATGTCCAGTCTTATAAAAGATCTTAGTCACAGATAACCTTTCATATATCATTCACAGTTGCTactctgaaaaaattaaattttttttttttttttaaatcacagttgTCAGCGGGACAAAACCTGTCACTCACTAATCCGCCCTACTTACTTGTCATTGACAAAGGAATACATGAGCAGCCGCTCATCGATGAACTTCTTCCACTCAGGCTTCTCATTAGCCAGGTCTCGGTAGTTGTCATTGGAGACTATGATGCCGTCTGACTCATAAGCCAGCTTGACAATGAAGCGGTCGTCATAGCAGACCACACGCCGACCTTGGACACGCCGTGACGGAGTGAACACCAGGATCTTTTCCTTCTCTAGGCGACGCAAGATCTCCTGATCTGTGGAGGAGGGAGTTATGGTAAGGTTAGAATAATCTCAGAGCTGTGTTAACAGCATGCGTGTTTTGGGTCAAAACAACCTCTTGCACTGACCCGTGATAGGGGCATCAGGGCGGGACTGCTCTTTCCTCCATGCAGGCACAAACACCGTGATGTCATGATGGCCGCGCTCTAGGAACCAATCTACAGCCAGCTGGATGCCCTGGCACGAAAACACTTCCTTGTTGCCATGACTACAGGATATAGACACAAAGGCAGAAGGTAATAgcaaatgaatattttaggTTTAGGTGGAGGTCTGCACAGCAACTTTAAACAATTAACACATATACTATGATGTAATGGTCTGCTGAATGGAATTAAtaagacattttacagtgattGACTTACAcccagttgtcagtttattaggaacacctttaatacaacagtcctgcaataaatcctaccttcatgaaggtcataatattcagtttttgttcaaactgtaTTAAAGAGGTGcggattcaactgtgtgatcattttcgAGACTGTAGTCTGtagtgctgttgaactgcactgAATTGTGTCGACAagtgttcctattattttgtccagcccattaaaattaatgagggtaggctaaacaaCAGGCACCAATTTGTTAAATGAAATACACTAAGACAGctccacaaactgcagccttcGAAACGATCATTAAGCTGACTCAACACCCCTCgaacacagtttcaacaaaaaaattataaccttgatgaagggaggatttattgtaggactgcattagttttagcaaggtgtacctaataaactgacaactgagtgtacatGTCTTTATTATAACAGTACCCACAGACTGCTCACCTCATGGCTACATTACTTCCATCCACCACAATCGGCCGCAGGTTGTCCTGGTCACCCAGAGAGTCTGAAGGACAGGGCGAGTCCGACCTCACGCCATCCAGCAAATCAGAGCAACCACAAGACGAAGAGGAGGACGAAGAAGATGATGTAGAGGCTAATGATCCAGCCGGCTGCTCGCTGTCCGACTTAGTGCCCAGTTTGACCAGCTCTCCCAGTATGTCGTTGATGAGGGTGTCAGGGCCCAGCTTGGACAGCACCAGTCGCACCGTCTCCTCAGAGTAGCCCAGCTTCAGGGCAAACTCCAGCTTAGCCTGGTACTCCTTCCCACCAGCCTCAGATGCTGGCTCTGATTTGGAGGGATTGGCCACAGGCTCGAGTGGGTTTTTACACGGGGAGCTGGGTGGGGACTGGGCAGGAGTGTCATGTTCAAGCTCTGATAGGAGTTCAGATGGGGGCTCAGGAGGCCCCTCAGTGCCCAAGTCCACACACTGGGTCCGACAAAGAGGCTGGTGGGTGTTCTTACTGTGAGTTgaccctccctctcctccatccgCGTCAGGGCCGGCAGTGAGGGTGGAGCCGGTAGACGGCGCCGGCTTGCACTCTGTGTCAGGTCCAGCATTTTCCTCCACCGTAGGCGGTGGAGGGGAATTGGCGGTGCTGCTGTTACCGGAGCTCTCCCCCTGCTCCTCCATAGCAGGGGGCCCGTCAGCACCGCCAGCCTGCCGGTCAGCCCCCGCTACGTGGAGATACTCCAAATCCAGCCCCAGGTCGAAGATGTGGCCTGCTCCTGCCTCCACATGGTCCTTCTGACCCATGGATCTGTCACAGACATCCAGCACACCGGGCTGACTGCTGCCCTCTCACAAAGCTCGACTCATTGGTGCCtaaaggaggagacagaagggAGGATGGAGCGAGTGAGTCCCCTCATAATGGGCTCTAAAACCAGTGTAGATCAGTGTGGGACAGGGGACAACAATACATTAAAGTAATACAGCAgaacatttgaatttttgacaCTTTCTTCTCTATTGATCAGCATTGGTTCTCAAATGCAAATCTGTTGTTCTATATAATGAGATGACACTATGATGACTAATATTTGGGTGAAAACAATATGTGGTCTTTTACAAAAGCAACCAGTCTACTGAAAAGCCAGAGAAAGAATTCGCAAAGTTAGAATTTGCATTCTGCTATTGTTACATGATCACTTAAAGTCAACACGGACTGTCATTTCAGGGTAATCTGacttttccctttcattttccTAGGAAAATTTTTTCCTAAGCCGTCCTAACACTCTAAGGCTCAGAGCTCTCTTGTTTACACTGGCTCTGACGGGCTGTCTCGGGCAGTTGGGGGCTTCACGGAGGCAGAGACTGGCTGACACAAAGAGCTGGTGGGGCCTCTCCCCCTAATTAATGGACTCCCgcattttttttggtctggCCCCAGTGTGTTTTTATAGGACCACGCCACAGCACATTAATCTAAGGGGGAACACAGGGTGAActgttcccaaaaaaaaaaaaaaaaagacaccaagCCGTTAGCGGTGGGGCAGACGGTCCCTTCCCCCTCACATTCTACCTGGTAATTAAGGTCCATATGCTTCTTCCCAACAGGGGTGCGGAGTCACTCATTAAAACAGTGAGAGGCTCTGAGGCTACAGACACAATCATCATATTTCATTCAGGCACTGAAGTTATGGGCCTGGTTTGGCTAATCTGATTGGTGTCAAAGGTTTAGCTGCCCACAAATTACAGGGGGCACTTCGGAAAGTTAATCTGAGATCATGAAACTGATATCTTAATCTCTAGAAACAAAATTGCAGGCCTGGTGTATCCTGACCGGACTGTATTTTGGTATACATGAAATTTAGAGCTTACAGATGTCATTGAACGTTTCAGtatctacagtatttaaaaactACCTCTAGCTATAcaagtttatgttttatgtgCTGAAGTCCTTGTGTTTGTCGTCAAACACACAGGACTTTCCTGGCAATGGTTTAGCAAACTCTACAAATGTAAATCTGCAGTTAGACG
This genomic interval from Xiphias gladius isolate SHS-SW01 ecotype Sanya breed wild chromosome 13, ASM1685928v1, whole genome shotgun sequence contains the following:
- the LOC120798247 gene encoding probable ribonuclease ZC3H12C gives rise to the protein MGQKDHVEAGAGHIFDLGLDLEYLHVAGADRQAGGADGPPAMEEQGESSGNSSTANSPPPPTVEENAGPDTECKPAPSTGSTLTAGPDADGGEGGSTHSKNTHQPLCRTQCVDLGTEGPPEPPSELLSELEHDTPAQSPPSSPCKNPLEPVANPSKSEPASEAGGKEYQAKLEFALKLGYSEETVRLVLSKLGPDTLINDILGELVKLGTKSDSEQPAGSLASTSSSSSSSSSCGCSDLLDGVRSDSPCPSDSLGDQDNLRPIVVDGSNVAMSHGNKEVFSCQGIQLAVDWFLERGHHDITVFVPAWRKEQSRPDAPITDQEILRRLEKEKILVFTPSRRVQGRRVVCYDDRFIVKLAYESDGIIVSNDNYRDLANEKPEWKKFIDERLLMYSFVNDKFMPPDDPLGRHGPSLDNFLRKRPVMPEQKKQPCPYGKKCTYGHKCKYYHPERGAQPQRAVADELRASAKICVTTKNQGDTGLVKSHSVPAGSIEAKKGAPKRQSDPSIRALSYSDAEEKLLAKGRVESQKSSLCGGNSGSSSSSSSSSCSGSITMSPAPGGPPSGLSLPQDQQSRAATPHGHLPTPGHDLYPHCESPDLSYYSVTRAYSGLSLSSRRSPDCRFPNDTDLRLGSMGSAGSECGSESSASCGSNCDSYSERPCPGCPPDTLLEENIHFPNPHSRLYPHHAASNHELCGLHPADYTNIQQSHTSNSGVHGYHLSVARVQSCAHDQPPPEAPPKRPLYPLPPHLQHQPLAARSSCPGDYHSLPQTNPLPPGSPLGRCLAPTRAESVSDSHLYEHLSTSHHHHRPKALPSWDTYYRQPPLPLSRYEPSAYQSLPDTRQSSWHTPPWTQDGYAQHHSSYPALHPSPTHYLNHPPPPAHSPHPPHPSSAPLPPYPPHSAHLSVPSHATPSYMPQHSESPAHSRYGDVREKVYVNLCNIFPPELVSRVMARSPHITDPQQLAAAILAEKAQTGY